A single window of Mycolicibacterium aurum DNA harbors:
- a CDS encoding branched-chain amino acid aminotransferase, whose protein sequence is MTESLEFTVDRNANPAADEVRAGILANPGFGKFHTDHMVSIDYNVDKGWHDARVLPYGPIELDPSAIVLHYAQEIFEGLKAYRWADGSIVSFRPEANAARLQTSARRLAIPELPESLFIESLRQLIAVDEQWVPPAGGEESLYLRPFVIATEPGLGVRPSDEYRYLVIGSPAGAYFPRGIKPVSVWLSHEYVRASPGGTGAAKFGGNYAASLLAQAEAASHGCDQVVWLDAIERRYVEEMGGMNLFFVFGSGGTARLVTPELSGSLLPGITRNSLLQLATDAGFAVEERKIDVDEWQKKAAAGEITEVFACGTAAVITPVSHVKHGDGEFTIADGEPGEITMALRDTLTGIQRGTFADTHGWMARLS, encoded by the coding sequence ATGACCGAAAGCCTCGAGTTCACCGTCGATCGCAACGCGAATCCGGCGGCTGACGAGGTACGCGCCGGGATTCTCGCCAACCCCGGTTTCGGCAAGTTCCACACCGACCACATGGTGTCGATCGACTACAACGTCGATAAAGGCTGGCACGACGCCCGGGTGCTTCCCTACGGTCCTATCGAGTTGGACCCGTCGGCGATCGTCCTGCACTACGCGCAGGAGATCTTCGAGGGACTCAAGGCCTACCGCTGGGCCGACGGCTCCATCGTGTCGTTCCGGCCCGAGGCCAACGCTGCCCGGCTGCAGACCTCGGCGCGGCGCCTGGCCATCCCGGAGTTGCCGGAGTCGCTGTTCATCGAATCGCTGCGGCAGTTGATCGCCGTCGACGAGCAGTGGGTGCCACCGGCAGGCGGCGAGGAGTCGCTGTACCTGCGGCCCTTCGTCATCGCCACCGAGCCCGGACTCGGTGTCCGTCCCTCCGACGAGTACCGCTACCTGGTGATCGGTTCTCCGGCGGGCGCCTACTTCCCGCGCGGCATCAAGCCGGTCAGCGTGTGGCTGTCGCACGAGTACGTGCGGGCCTCACCGGGTGGGACGGGCGCCGCGAAGTTCGGCGGCAACTACGCAGCGTCGCTGCTGGCCCAGGCCGAGGCGGCCTCGCACGGCTGCGATCAGGTGGTCTGGCTGGACGCGATCGAACGCCGCTACGTCGAGGAGATGGGCGGCATGAACCTGTTCTTCGTGTTCGGCAGCGGCGGCACCGCACGCCTGGTCACACCGGAGCTGTCCGGCTCGTTGCTGCCCGGTATCACGCGGAATTCGTTGCTGCAGCTGGCAACTGACGCAGGATTTGCGGTCGAGGAGCGCAAGATCGACGTCGACGAATGGCAGAAGAAGGCCGCGGCGGGGGAGATCACCGAGGTGTTCGCGTGTGGCACCGCCGCCGTGATCACCCCGGTGTCGCACGTCAAGCACGGTGACGGCGAGTTCACCATCGCCGACGGCGAACCCGGCGAGATCACGATGGCGCTGCGCGACACGTTGACCGGGATCCAGCGCGGCACCTTCGCCGACACCCACGGCTGGATGGCCCGGCTGTCCTAA
- the gcvT gene encoding glycine cleavage system aminomethyltransferase GcvT — MLVKSGAPLGWLVVSENLLAGPLENRHRELGASFAEFGGWLMPVSYAGTVAEHTATRTTVGLFDVSHLGKALVKGPGAAEYVNSAFTNDLRRIGPGKAQYTLCCTDSGGVIDDLIAYYVSDDEIFLVPNAANTAAVVAALQERAPDGLTVTDEHRSRAVLAVQGPKSAEVLDGLGLPTDMDYMGYADAEFGGVEVRVCRTGYTGEHGYELLPLWDKAAVVFDALVDGVKAAGGELAGLGARDTLRTEMGYPLHGHELSLDISPLQARTGWAVGWKKDAFWGRDALLAEKEAGPRRTLRGLKAIGRGVLRPDLTVLDGDTPVGVTTSGTFSPTLKVGIALALLDTAADIADGARVAVDVRGRQVECVVTKPPFVDTRTR, encoded by the coding sequence ATGCTCGTCAAAAGCGGCGCGCCACTAGGGTGGTTGGTCGTGAGTGAGAACCTGTTGGCAGGCCCCCTGGAGAACCGGCACCGTGAGCTCGGCGCGAGCTTCGCCGAGTTCGGCGGATGGCTGATGCCGGTGTCGTACGCGGGCACCGTCGCCGAGCACACCGCCACCCGCACGACAGTCGGCCTGTTCGACGTGAGCCACCTCGGCAAGGCGCTGGTAAAAGGCCCGGGGGCGGCGGAATACGTCAACTCCGCCTTCACCAACGACCTCCGGCGGATCGGCCCCGGAAAGGCGCAGTACACGCTCTGCTGCACCGACTCCGGAGGGGTGATCGACGACCTGATCGCCTACTACGTCTCCGATGACGAGATCTTCCTGGTGCCCAACGCCGCGAACACCGCCGCGGTGGTCGCCGCGCTGCAGGAACGGGCGCCCGACGGGCTGACCGTGACCGACGAGCACCGCTCCCGCGCCGTGCTGGCCGTGCAGGGCCCCAAGTCGGCCGAGGTGCTGGACGGGCTGGGACTGCCGACCGACATGGATTACATGGGTTACGCCGACGCCGAGTTCGGCGGCGTCGAGGTCCGGGTGTGTCGCACCGGCTACACCGGTGAGCACGGCTACGAGCTGCTGCCGCTGTGGGACAAGGCCGCGGTCGTGTTCGACGCGCTGGTCGATGGGGTGAAGGCCGCCGGCGGCGAACTGGCTGGACTCGGGGCCCGCGACACCTTACGCACCGAGATGGGCTATCCGCTGCACGGCCACGAGCTGTCATTGGACATCTCGCCGCTGCAGGCGCGGACCGGCTGGGCCGTCGGCTGGAAGAAGGACGCGTTCTGGGGACGCGACGCGCTGCTGGCGGAAAAGGAAGCCGGCCCCCGCCGGACACTGCGTGGGTTGAAGGCGATCGGGCGCGGTGTGCTGCGCCCAGACCTGACCGTGCTCGACGGGGACACCCCGGTCGGGGTCACCACGTCGGGAACCTTCTCTCCGACTTTGAAAGTGGGGATCGCGCTGGCGCTGCTCGACACCGCGGCCGACATCGCCGACGGGGCGCGCGTCGCGGTCGACGTCCGTGGACGTCAGGTCGAGTGCGTGGTGACCAAGCCGCCGTTCGTCGACACCCGCACGCGCTAA
- a CDS encoding leucyl aminopeptidase, which yields MSTSAGYQSPAVAVASALPKRKVDSSVLIVAVVSGSEDDAKSQKARVVANSYLDAEAVGEIEVALEALGAKGGPEQVTRVLAPSLPVTSVLAVGLGKSRDEWSAETIRRAAGVAARSLSGVEHVITTLSDLDLEAAIEGLILGSYRFSEFRSDKTAPKEAGLSKITALTPDTKAATKEAAARAEAIASAVATARDFINTPPSHLFPAEFAKRAKALGDAVGLDVEVLDEKALAKDGYGGIIGVGQGSSRPPRLVRLAHKGGKRKSKTVALVGKGITFDTGGISIKPAANMHHMTSDMGGAAAVIATVVLAARQQLPIDVTAYVPMAENMPSSTAQRPGDVLTQYGGITVEVLNTDAEGRLILADAIARACEDDPDYLIETSTLTGAQTVALGARTPGVMGSEEFRDRVAEISQAIGENAWAMPLPEELKDDLKSTVADLANVSGSRYAGMLVAGTYLREFVADGVEWAHIDVAAPAYNSGGPWGYTPKGGTGVPTRTMFAVLEDIAANG from the coding sequence GTGAGCACCTCAGCCGGTTACCAGTCCCCCGCCGTCGCCGTCGCGAGCGCGCTGCCCAAGCGCAAGGTCGACTCGTCCGTACTGATCGTGGCCGTGGTGAGCGGTTCCGAAGACGACGCGAAGTCGCAGAAGGCGCGCGTGGTGGCCAACTCCTATCTCGATGCCGAGGCGGTCGGGGAGATCGAGGTCGCGCTCGAGGCGCTGGGCGCCAAGGGTGGCCCCGAGCAGGTGACGCGAGTGCTCGCGCCGTCGCTGCCCGTCACCAGCGTGCTCGCGGTGGGGCTGGGCAAGAGTCGCGACGAGTGGTCCGCCGAGACGATCCGCCGAGCGGCTGGGGTGGCGGCACGGTCGCTGTCCGGTGTCGAGCACGTCATCACGACGTTGTCGGATCTCGACCTGGAAGCCGCGATCGAGGGCCTGATCCTGGGCTCCTACCGGTTCTCCGAATTCCGCAGTGACAAGACCGCACCCAAAGAGGCGGGGCTGAGCAAGATCACCGCGCTGACGCCCGACACGAAGGCAGCGACCAAGGAGGCCGCTGCGCGAGCAGAGGCGATCGCGTCCGCCGTGGCGACCGCCCGCGACTTCATCAACACCCCGCCCAGCCACCTGTTTCCCGCCGAATTCGCCAAGCGGGCAAAGGCTTTGGGTGATGCCGTGGGACTCGACGTCGAGGTCCTCGACGAGAAGGCGCTGGCCAAGGACGGTTACGGCGGGATCATCGGGGTCGGTCAGGGGTCGTCCCGGCCGCCCCGTCTGGTGCGGCTCGCCCACAAGGGCGGCAAGAGGAAATCGAAGACCGTGGCCCTGGTCGGCAAGGGCATCACCTTCGACACCGGTGGCATCTCGATCAAGCCGGCCGCGAACATGCATCACATGACCTCCGACATGGGTGGCGCCGCGGCGGTCATCGCGACCGTGGTGCTGGCCGCACGTCAGCAGTTGCCGATCGACGTCACCGCCTATGTGCCGATGGCCGAGAACATGCCGTCGTCGACTGCGCAGCGGCCCGGCGACGTGCTGACGCAGTACGGCGGCATCACCGTGGAGGTGCTCAACACCGACGCCGAGGGTCGGCTGATCCTTGCCGACGCCATCGCGCGCGCCTGCGAGGACGATCCCGATTACCTCATCGAGACGTCGACACTGACCGGTGCGCAGACCGTCGCGCTCGGCGCCCGCACGCCGGGTGTGATGGGCAGCGAGGAGTTCCGCGACCGGGTGGCCGAGATCTCGCAGGCCATCGGCGAGAACGCGTGGGCCATGCCGCTGCCGGAAGAACTCAAGGACGACCTCAAGTCCACGGTGGCCGACCTGGCCAACGTCAGCGGCTCGCGATATGCGGGCATGTTGGTGGCGGGCACGTATCTGCGCGAGTTCGTCGCCGACGGGGTCGAGTGGGCACACATCGACGTCGCGGCGCCCGCCTACAACTCGGGTGGGCCGTGGGGCTACACGCCCAAGGGCGGCACCGGGGTGCCGACGCGCACGATGTTCGCGGTGCTCGAAGACATCGCCGCCAACGGCTAG
- a CDS encoding SDR family oxidoreductase, which translates to MSKQRFVQTSDGTRIAVYDEGNASGPTLVLVHGHPGTHAVWDPVVALLADRFRVVRYDTRGAGESSVPKPVSAYSMERYADDFAAVLDAEGPVHVLAHGWGSAGVWQFLSRPGAAERVASFTSVSGPSPEQVATFVRGSLTRPQSPRRFVQGLGQVARLARAAPRSSAVKTYRANLTRPARSVGPVEVPVQVIVTTRDPHVGPHVYDDMTAWATRLWRRDIKAGHDAPTSHPQVLAQAVTQLVEHLDGAPAARELLRAEVGRARKAFGDTLVAITGAASGIGRETALAFARDGADVVISDLNADGLAETARLVAAEGAEAHTYTVDVADPAAVEAFAEQVCAQHGVPDVVVNNAGVGHAGFFLDTPAEEFDRVLDINFGGVVNGCRSFGKRLADRGTGGYIVNVASMASYSPLSVMNAYCTSKAAVFMFSDCLRAELDAAGIGVTTICPGVIGTNIVDTTRFSLPEGRDQDVDALRGRAKKGFAVRRYGPEKVAKAIIDAVQTKKAIRPVAPEAHFLYGVAHVLPQAMRSGARGGNII; encoded by the coding sequence GTGAGCAAGCAGCGGTTCGTCCAGACCAGTGACGGCACCCGGATCGCCGTCTACGACGAGGGCAATGCGAGCGGACCCACCCTCGTGCTGGTGCACGGACATCCCGGTACGCACGCCGTCTGGGACCCGGTGGTGGCGCTGCTGGCCGACCGCTTCAGGGTGGTGCGCTACGACACCAGAGGAGCGGGCGAATCCTCTGTGCCCAAACCTGTTTCGGCCTACAGCATGGAACGCTACGCCGACGACTTCGCGGCCGTGCTCGACGCCGAAGGCCCCGTGCACGTACTCGCCCACGGCTGGGGCTCGGCCGGGGTGTGGCAATTCCTGTCGCGTCCCGGGGCAGCCGAACGCGTCGCGTCGTTCACGTCGGTGTCGGGACCGAGCCCCGAACAGGTCGCGACATTTGTCCGGGGCTCCCTGACCCGGCCCCAGAGTCCGCGGCGTTTTGTGCAGGGGCTCGGCCAAGTCGCCCGGCTGGCGCGCGCCGCGCCGCGATCCTCGGCGGTCAAGACCTATCGCGCGAACCTCACGCGGCCCGCACGGTCCGTCGGCCCGGTCGAGGTCCCCGTGCAGGTGATCGTCACGACCCGGGACCCCCACGTGGGTCCGCACGTCTACGACGACATGACGGCGTGGGCGACGCGGCTGTGGCGCCGTGACATCAAAGCCGGACACGACGCACCCACCTCGCATCCGCAGGTACTCGCGCAGGCGGTGACCCAGCTCGTCGAGCATCTCGACGGGGCGCCTGCTGCCCGGGAACTGCTGCGTGCCGAGGTCGGCCGGGCCCGAAAAGCGTTCGGCGACACCCTGGTCGCGATCACCGGCGCCGCCAGCGGCATCGGCCGCGAGACCGCGCTGGCCTTCGCCCGCGACGGAGCCGACGTGGTCATCAGCGACCTCAACGCCGACGGGCTCGCCGAGACCGCCCGCCTCGTCGCCGCCGAAGGAGCCGAGGCGCACACCTACACCGTCGACGTCGCCGACCCCGCCGCCGTGGAAGCGTTCGCCGAGCAGGTGTGCGCACAGCACGGGGTCCCCGATGTCGTGGTCAACAACGCCGGCGTCGGCCACGCAGGCTTCTTCCTGGACACCCCGGCCGAGGAATTCGACCGCGTCCTCGACATCAACTTCGGCGGCGTCGTCAACGGCTGCCGGTCGTTCGGTAAACGCCTCGCCGACCGCGGCACCGGCGGGTACATCGTCAACGTCGCGTCGATGGCCTCCTATTCACCGCTGAGCGTGATGAACGCCTACTGCACGTCCAAAGCCGCCGTCTTCATGTTCTCCGACTGCCTGCGCGCGGAACTGGACGCGGCAGGCATCGGGGTGACGACCATCTGCCCCGGCGTCATCGGCACGAATATCGTTGACACCACCCGCTTCTCGTTGCCGGAGGGGCGTGACCAGGACGTCGATGCGCTGCGGGGGCGGGCGAAGAAGGGTTTCGCGGTGCGCCGCTACGGACCCGAGAAGGTCGCCAAAGCCATCATCGACGCCGTGCAGACGAAGAAGGCGATCCGGCCCGTCGCCCCGGAGGCGCACTTCCTCTACGGCGTGGCCCACGTCCTGCCGCAGGCCATGCGCAGTGGCGCCCGCGGCGGCAACATCATTTAG
- a CDS encoding alkaline phosphatase codes for MPTLHNAAVKFAAAVAGSALVLAGCSAADDSDVPKHPSVIILSGDGMGPQQRTAIQYYLYGLDERQPMDALPYSGYLDTIPGDPEYAVTDSAAGATAWAIGQKVPNGTTGLGPDSESVPTLLDIARGRGMATGLVNDHDVTNATLAAFGSPVPDRDLKVDIAEGYLDRGVDVLFGGGEKYWYPEGNPGKIPDVGEDDASEGDADLVARAESDGYQYAYDQSTFDALTGPKALALVQDSAKRRSTEIEGYDYGTDPNYVAPEKLVAKALDILGANENGFFLVIESDDLDSDGHEHDAQNMMLAGESINEMVKVITEYQKDHPEVLLIVTADHETGGMTIENVLDDGEPEPNSDQVADDPVPYWSDTPENMPLPGGGVPQRSGPFTIKGTDRRFKVDWTTPEHTGTMVPVTAAGPMAERFTGVHPNTYVYDVVTELWGAN; via the coding sequence GTGCCCACACTCCATAACGCAGCCGTCAAATTCGCCGCCGCGGTGGCAGGTTCGGCTCTCGTTCTCGCCGGATGCAGTGCTGCCGACGACAGCGACGTCCCGAAGCACCCCAGCGTCATCATCCTCAGCGGCGACGGGATGGGTCCCCAGCAGCGCACCGCGATCCAGTACTACCTGTACGGACTCGACGAGCGTCAGCCGATGGACGCGCTGCCGTACTCCGGCTACCTGGACACGATCCCGGGAGATCCGGAGTACGCGGTCACGGACTCCGCGGCCGGAGCCACCGCGTGGGCGATCGGCCAGAAGGTGCCCAACGGTACGACCGGCCTCGGCCCCGACAGCGAATCGGTGCCCACACTGCTGGACATCGCGAGGGGCCGCGGGATGGCGACCGGTCTGGTCAACGATCACGATGTCACCAACGCGACACTGGCAGCGTTCGGTTCGCCCGTGCCCGACCGGGACCTCAAGGTCGACATCGCCGAGGGCTACCTGGACCGGGGAGTCGACGTGCTCTTCGGCGGCGGAGAGAAGTACTGGTACCCCGAGGGCAACCCAGGAAAGATCCCCGATGTCGGTGAGGACGACGCCAGCGAAGGTGACGCAGACCTGGTCGCCCGCGCCGAGAGCGACGGCTATCAGTACGCCTACGACCAGTCCACCTTCGATGCCCTCACCGGGCCCAAAGCCCTTGCGCTGGTCCAGGACAGCGCCAAGCGGCGGTCGACGGAGATCGAGGGCTACGACTACGGCACCGATCCGAACTATGTGGCTCCGGAGAAACTGGTGGCCAAGGCGCTCGACATCCTCGGCGCCAACGAGAACGGGTTCTTCCTCGTCATCGAGAGTGACGACCTGGACTCCGACGGCCACGAGCACGATGCACAGAACATGATGCTCGCCGGCGAGTCGATCAACGAGATGGTCAAGGTGATCACCGAGTACCAGAAAGACCATCCCGAGGTGCTGCTGATCGTCACTGCCGACCACGAGACCGGCGGCATGACCATCGAGAACGTGCTCGACGACGGCGAACCCGAGCCCAACAGCGACCAGGTTGCCGACGATCCCGTGCCGTACTGGTCCGACACTCCGGAGAACATGCCTCTTCCGGGTGGCGGCGTTCCCCAGCGCAGCGGCCCCTTCACGATCAAGGGCACCGACCGCCGGTTCAAGGTCGACTGGACCACCCCTGAGCACACCGGCACGATGGTGCCTGTCACCGCTGCGGGCCCGATGGCCGAACGCTTCACCGGCGTCCATCCCAATACCTACGTCTACGACGTCGTCACCGAGTTGTGGGGCGCGAATTAG
- the sucB gene encoding 2-oxoglutarate dehydrogenase, E2 component, dihydrolipoamide succinyltransferase, with protein MAISVQMPALGESVTEGTVTRWLKQEGDTVEEDEPLLEVSTDKVDTEIPSPAAGVLKKIVAQEDDTVEVGGELAVIGDADDSDGDGEDAAPAAEESEDEPEAEPEAEAEPEAEEEPEPEAEPEPESKPAAKKSGGSGSSTPVLMPELGESVTEGTVTRWLKEVGDSVEVDEPLVEVSTDKVDTEIPSPVAGTLVSITAEEDDTVEVGGELAKIGDAGAESADEPEPEPEPEPEPEPEPEPEPEPKQSKPETKPAEESKPEPKPEPKSEPKSEPKPKTEPKPAEDSSGDSSPYVTPLVRKLASENGVDLSTVKGTGVGGRIRKQDVLAAASEKESAKDAPKDAPAPEAPAKTAAAPAPEGALAHLRGTKQKANRIRQITAKKTRESLQTTAQLTQVHEVDMTKIVALRAKAKAGFAEREGVNLTYLPFIAKAVIDALKLHPNVNASYNEESKEITYYDAEHLGFAVDTEQGLLSPVIKNAGDLSLGGLARAIADIAARARSGDLKPDELSGGTFTITNIGSQGALFDTPILVPPQAAMLGTGAIVKRPRVIVDDFGNESIGVRSVSYLPLTYDHRLIDGADAGRFVTTIKRRLEEGAFEADLGL; from the coding sequence ATGGCCATCTCCGTCCAGATGCCCGCACTCGGTGAGAGCGTTACCGAGGGAACAGTCACCCGCTGGCTGAAGCAAGAGGGAGACACGGTCGAGGAGGACGAGCCACTGCTTGAGGTGTCGACCGACAAGGTCGACACCGAGATCCCGTCACCGGCAGCGGGCGTGCTGAAGAAGATCGTGGCCCAGGAGGACGACACCGTCGAGGTGGGCGGCGAGCTGGCAGTGATCGGCGACGCCGACGACAGTGACGGCGACGGCGAGGACGCCGCACCTGCCGCCGAGGAGTCCGAGGACGAGCCCGAGGCCGAGCCCGAGGCCGAGGCCGAACCTGAGGCAGAGGAAGAGCCCGAGCCGGAAGCTGAGCCGGAGCCGGAGTCCAAGCCCGCCGCGAAGAAGTCCGGTGGGTCGGGATCGTCGACGCCGGTACTCATGCCCGAGCTGGGCGAGTCCGTCACCGAGGGAACCGTCACCCGCTGGCTCAAAGAGGTCGGCGACAGCGTCGAGGTCGACGAGCCGCTCGTCGAGGTGTCCACCGACAAGGTCGACACCGAGATTCCTTCGCCCGTCGCCGGCACCTTGGTATCGATCACCGCCGAAGAGGACGACACCGTCGAGGTCGGTGGCGAACTTGCCAAGATCGGTGACGCCGGCGCCGAGAGCGCCGACGAGCCGGAACCGGAGCCGGAACCCGAGCCGGAGCCGGAGCCCGAACCCGAGCCGGAGCCCGAGCCGAAACAGAGCAAGCCCGAGACCAAGCCGGCGGAGGAATCCAAGCCGGAACCCAAGCCGGAACCCAAGTCCGAGCCGAAGTCGGAGCCCAAGCCCAAGACCGAACCGAAGCCGGCCGAGGACTCCTCGGGCGACTCCAGCCCGTACGTGACGCCGTTGGTGCGCAAGCTGGCCAGCGAGAACGGCGTCGACCTCTCGACGGTCAAGGGCACCGGTGTGGGTGGCCGCATCCGCAAGCAGGACGTGCTCGCCGCGGCCAGCGAGAAGGAATCGGCCAAGGACGCGCCGAAGGACGCACCGGCCCCCGAGGCGCCCGCCAAGACGGCGGCGGCACCGGCACCCGAAGGTGCTCTGGCCCATCTGCGCGGAACCAAGCAGAAGGCCAACCGGATCCGTCAGATCACGGCGAAGAAGACCCGTGAATCGCTGCAGACCACGGCGCAGCTGACCCAGGTCCACGAAGTCGACATGACCAAGATCGTGGCCCTGCGCGCCAAGGCGAAGGCCGGTTTCGCCGAGCGCGAAGGCGTCAACCTGACCTACCTGCCGTTCATCGCCAAGGCCGTCATCGACGCGCTGAAGCTGCACCCGAACGTCAACGCGAGCTACAACGAGGAATCCAAGGAGATCACCTACTACGACGCCGAGCATCTCGGGTTCGCCGTCGACACCGAGCAGGGTCTGCTGTCCCCGGTCATCAAGAACGCCGGCGACCTGTCGCTGGGCGGCCTGGCACGGGCCATCGCCGACATCGCGGCCCGCGCGCGGTCGGGCGACCTCAAGCCCGACGAGCTGTCCGGGGGCACCTTCACGATCACCAACATCGGCAGCCAGGGCGCGTTGTTCGACACCCCCATCCTGGTGCCGCCGCAGGCGGCGATGCTGGGTACCGGGGCCATCGTGAAGCGCCCGCGGGTGATCGTCGACGACTTCGGCAACGAGTCGATCGGTGTGCGGTCGGTGTCGTACCTGCCGCTGACCTACGATCACCGCCTCATCGACGGCGCTGACGCGGGCCGGTTCGTCACGACCATCAAGCGTCGCCTGGAAGAGGGCGCGTTCGAGGCAGATCTGGGGTTGTAG
- a CDS encoding TIGR01777 family oxidoreductase: MRSDSVVAIAGSSGLIGTALVNALRATDRRVLRIVRRAPSNAGEVFWNPDTGQFDANALRGVDAVVNLCGVNIGLKRWSGAFKQSLRDSRISPTEVLSNAVIDAGVPTLVNASGVGYYGDTGSTPVDESAGPGTNFLARLAVDWEAATTVAAQSGVRVVLARTGLVMAPSGGMLGRIKPFFSLGLGARLGNGRQYLSWISLEDQVRALLFAVSRDDLSGPVNVTGPAPVTNAEFTTALGRSVNRPTALMVPGFALRAALGEFADEGVLGGQRAIPAALEGAGFEFHHNTIGEALAFATARRGE, translated from the coding sequence ATGCGTTCGGACTCGGTCGTCGCGATAGCGGGATCATCCGGTTTGATCGGTACGGCGCTGGTGAATGCGCTGCGCGCCACCGATCGCCGGGTCCTGCGCATCGTGCGCCGGGCTCCGTCGAACGCCGGCGAGGTGTTCTGGAATCCCGACACCGGCCAGTTCGATGCGAATGCACTGCGCGGGGTGGACGCCGTCGTCAACCTGTGCGGTGTCAACATCGGCCTCAAGCGGTGGTCGGGAGCGTTCAAGCAGAGCCTGCGCGACAGCAGGATCAGCCCCACGGAGGTGCTGTCGAACGCTGTCATCGACGCCGGGGTACCTACGCTCGTCAACGCCAGCGGGGTCGGCTACTACGGCGACACGGGGAGCACCCCGGTCGACGAGAGCGCCGGTCCCGGCACCAATTTCCTGGCCCGGCTCGCCGTCGACTGGGAGGCCGCGACCACGGTGGCGGCGCAGTCCGGTGTCCGGGTGGTGCTGGCCCGCACCGGTCTGGTGATGGCGCCGTCGGGTGGCATGCTCGGTCGGATCAAGCCGTTCTTCTCGCTGGGGCTGGGTGCGAGGCTGGGCAACGGTCGGCAGTACCTGTCGTGGATCAGCCTCGAGGACCAGGTACGCGCGCTGCTGTTCGCCGTGTCCCGCGACGACCTCTCCGGTCCGGTCAATGTGACCGGACCGGCGCCGGTCACGAACGCGGAGTTCACCACCGCACTGGGCCGGTCGGTGAATCGGCCCACCGCTTTGATGGTGCCGGGCTTCGCCCTTCGGGCGGCGCTCGGCGAGTTCGCCGACGAAGGTGTGCTCGGTGGTCAGCGGGCCATTCCCGCCGCGTTGGAGGGGGCCGGATTCGAGTTCCACCACAACACCATCGGTGAGGCGTTGGCGTTCGCCACCGCGCGCCGCGGTGAGTAG
- the lipB gene encoding lipoyl(octanoyl) transferase LipB, translating to MASSIRSSTAPVQVQRLGTVDYGAAWDLQRRLADERVAGGPDTLVLLQHPPVYTAGRRTLPEERPIDGTPVIDTDRGGKITWHGPGQLVGYPIIGLAEPLDVVNFVRRLEESLITVCADLGLPTTRVEGRSGVWVEGDGVRPARKIGAIGIRVARSTTLHGFALNCDCDLGAFGAIVPCGIADAGVTSLTAELGHPVGVVDVIDRVSDAVLDALDGRIAIGAAPGTRVESAQ from the coding sequence GTGGCGTCTTCTATCCGGTCGAGCACTGCCCCGGTGCAGGTGCAGCGGCTGGGCACCGTGGATTACGGAGCCGCTTGGGATCTGCAGCGGCGGCTGGCCGACGAGCGCGTCGCAGGTGGGCCGGACACGCTCGTGCTTCTGCAGCATCCGCCGGTGTACACGGCGGGGCGGCGCACCCTGCCCGAAGAGCGCCCCATCGACGGAACGCCCGTGATCGACACCGACCGCGGCGGCAAGATCACCTGGCACGGGCCCGGCCAGTTGGTCGGCTATCCCATCATCGGGCTGGCCGAGCCGCTTGATGTCGTGAATTTCGTTCGACGACTTGAAGAGTCGTTGATCACCGTGTGTGCGGATCTGGGGCTGCCGACGACCCGCGTCGAGGGTAGGTCCGGGGTGTGGGTGGAAGGCGACGGCGTGCGTCCGGCACGCAAGATCGGAGCCATCGGCATCCGCGTGGCGCGGTCGACAACGTTGCACGGCTTCGCGCTGAACTGCGACTGCGACCTCGGCGCGTTCGGCGCGATCGTGCCGTGCGGCATCGCCGACGCGGGCGTCACCTCGCTGACCGCCGAACTCGGCCACCCGGTCGGCGTCGTGGACGTCATCGACCGGGTGTCCGATGCGGTGCTGGACGCGCTCGACGGCCGCATCGCGATCGGTGCCGCTCCGGGCACGCGCGTAGAATCGGCACAGTGA